CAGCCTGTGTCAGTAAGCGGCGTATTTCTCCTGTGAAAGAAGGCGCAACTTTAGAGGTGGTTGGTATGGCACCAGAGGATGAGTGCGAGCAGGAGATGTTTGTGGAGATTGAGTGGGAGGGCGATACCCTAGCAGTGCCGTTGATTCAGCTAGAGGCTCCCGAGGCAGACGAAGAGACGCAGCAAGCGATCGCTGACTGGCATTATTGGGTTAGTCAGGGCTACGAGTTTGGGTAGGGCTTAGTGCTCGAGCGCACCATTATCCGGCTCAGCCCTCCGTCAAGTTTTGAAATGGGAAAGCATCCTGAACATGCGTTGAACTGGTGATTTCCCTTTCAAACATCCCAAAAAATCTTGCGCGATGCCTCACTATCATTAGCGTCTCGTCTGAAGCTATAACCCCAATGCTATGGAGGGCTTTTAGTGCTAAATGCCGTTCTCATCCAGATAAGCTT
This genomic window from Trichocoleus desertorum ATA4-8-CV12 contains:
- a CDS encoding calcium-binding protein, with the translated sequence MEIVVDAYGPEEQAMGWYYYLQDTMQFPFTAACVSKRRISPVKEGATLEVVGMAPEDECEQEMFVEIEWEGDTLAVPLIQLEAPEADEETQQAIADWHYWVSQGYEFG